A genomic segment from Leptolyngbya boryana PCC 6306 encodes:
- a CDS encoding ABC transporter permease — MEFWTRYGEEILQRSGEHLFLVAVAMAIAILIGIPLGILITRYSRLAKPILGFANVMQTIPSLALFGILLPIPIIGGIGEKTAIVALVLYSLLPIIRNTFVGINSVDPAVREAGRAMGMSDRQLLLQVEIPLAMSVILSGIRLATVIGIGLATIASAIGAGGLGEFIFRGVAIVDNQLIIAGAIPAAIMALGADWILGWIERRLTVKK, encoded by the coding sequence ATGGAATTCTGGACGCGGTATGGCGAGGAGATTTTACAGCGAAGTGGAGAGCATTTATTTTTAGTGGCAGTGGCAATGGCGATCGCAATCCTTATCGGAATTCCGCTAGGAATTTTGATCACGCGATATTCGAGACTTGCGAAACCGATTTTGGGGTTTGCCAATGTGATGCAGACGATTCCGAGTCTGGCGCTGTTTGGCATTCTGTTGCCGATTCCGATCATTGGGGGAATTGGAGAGAAAACTGCGATCGTGGCGTTGGTGCTGTATTCGCTGCTGCCGATTATTCGCAATACTTTTGTTGGGATTAACTCGGTCGATCCCGCTGTTCGAGAAGCAGGACGAGCCATGGGAATGAGCGATCGTCAATTGCTGTTACAAGTTGAAATTCCATTGGCGATGAGTGTGATTTTGTCGGGTATTCGGCTGGCAACTGTGATTGGGATTGGATTGGCAACGATCGCATCGGCAATTGGAGCGGGAGGATTAGGAGAATTTATTTTTCGAGGAGTCGCCATTGTAGATAATCAACTGATTATTGCAGGCGCGATTCCGGCTGCAATAATGGCGTTAGGTGCAGATTGGATTTTAGGTTGGATTGAACGACGATTGACGGTTAAAAAATGA
- a CDS encoding DUF2382 domain-containing protein codes for MTSQPHSLLPSEEIDLTPEQAIRLLEERLIVRSDKRKVGEIVVRKEVEVRMVEVPVRREKLIVEQVQPKYERLAEIDLGQTTETAGSGAIVSGEFDSPRAVSDLLDAIARTPDHSCAEIRVEIKLKDSKHQETYQTWFDRCRKS; via the coding sequence ATGACCTCTCAACCTCACAGCTTACTACCTAGCGAAGAAATCGATCTCACCCCTGAACAAGCCATTCGCCTGTTAGAAGAACGATTAATCGTTCGGTCTGATAAGCGGAAGGTTGGAGAAATCGTGGTGCGGAAAGAAGTCGAAGTCCGCATGGTCGAAGTTCCCGTCCGTCGCGAAAAGCTGATCGTTGAGCAAGTTCAGCCCAAGTATGAGCGACTTGCAGAAATTGATCTCGGACAAACCACTGAAACCGCAGGTTCAGGAGCCATCGTCTCTGGCGAATTCGACTCTCCCCGTGCGGTCAGCGATCTCTTAGATGCGATCGCAAGAACTCCGGATCACAGTTGTGCTGAAATTCGTGTCGAAATCAAGCTCAAAGATTCTAAGCATCAAGAGACTTATCAAACTTGGTTCGATCGCTGCCGTAAATCCTAG
- a CDS encoding CAAD domain-containing protein, with amino-acid sequence MTTELEARPEVIDQELIEARRLMAWERDRAQIEDFFNEPGKYVRAFWQEYKPIIYVLGAIFTALVALKVVLGLIGFVTGLPLIGGLLELVGIGYSVWFANRYLLNAETRQELSQKVDELKQEVVGAASSTQEKMLDSIDTQTVE; translated from the coding sequence ATGACGACTGAACTTGAAGCACGTCCCGAAGTAATTGATCAAGAACTAATTGAAGCGCGTCGGCTGATGGCTTGGGAGCGCGATCGCGCTCAGATTGAGGACTTTTTCAATGAACCCGGAAAATATGTTCGTGCATTCTGGCAAGAATATAAGCCGATTATTTATGTCTTAGGTGCTATCTTTACCGCTTTGGTTGCCCTGAAAGTTGTGCTCGGACTCATTGGATTTGTGACTGGGCTACCTCTGATCGGTGGACTGCTTGAACTGGTTGGAATTGGCTACTCTGTATGGTTTGCGAACCGCTACTTGCTCAACGCCGAAACTCGTCAAGAACTTTCCCAAAAAGTAGACGAACTCAAGCAAGAGGTAGTCGGCGCTGCAAGTTCGACTCAAGAAAAGATGCTCGATTCGATCGACACCCAAACCGTTGAATAA
- a CDS encoding HEAT repeat domain-containing protein, with protein MQKFSYTEILERAQTSARRADWEQLSLDLQLLLLGDESTQGTALSDPNVTPALLNLAMQVLESGSFQERWDIAKVFPNFGIDALRPLIELLKDEEADPESQWFAIRILGNFHHPQVVETLIEVLKTSHSEELNSMAVSVLATLGSTAVHVIEELLHEDSTRLFATQALGQIRRSQTVPLLMQVVNDSDAQVRAIAIEALSSFHSPEITALLITALKDVAAPVRIAAVSGLGFCEGRDLVKHLRPLLFDLNLEVCRQAAIALGRLATPEAATALYEALKSEYMPENLAIDLVRALGWMPIVDALIYLECVFMTTSDEGIQLEIVQTLGRVGENLRSQATAILLACPTRTPTVRQAVALSLGQLGDPNAIDPLIAMLADADEGVRLHVISALKTLDAEVAYQKLGQIEAQESDLKTGIAIALQEWSY; from the coding sequence GTGCAGAAATTCAGCTACACCGAAATTTTGGAACGCGCTCAAACCTCGGCTCGTCGCGCGGACTGGGAGCAATTAAGCTTAGACTTACAACTGCTCCTTCTAGGAGATGAGTCTACTCAAGGAACAGCACTTTCTGACCCGAATGTGACACCTGCACTTCTGAATCTAGCCATGCAAGTTCTAGAATCCGGAAGTTTCCAAGAACGTTGGGACATTGCAAAAGTCTTTCCGAATTTCGGCATTGATGCACTTCGGCCCTTAATTGAACTGCTCAAAGATGAAGAAGCTGATCCGGAGTCTCAGTGGTTTGCGATCCGCATCTTAGGAAACTTTCATCACCCTCAAGTGGTTGAAACCTTGATTGAGGTCTTGAAGACTTCGCACAGTGAAGAACTCAATTCAATGGCAGTTTCAGTGCTCGCAACTTTAGGGAGTACGGCTGTGCATGTGATTGAAGAGTTATTGCATGAAGATTCGACTCGATTGTTTGCGACCCAAGCATTAGGACAAATTCGGCGATCGCAGACCGTGCCCTTGCTGATGCAAGTCGTGAATGACTCAGATGCTCAAGTGCGCGCGATCGCCATCGAAGCGCTCAGCAGCTTTCATTCTCCTGAAATTACTGCCCTCTTGATCACCGCCCTCAAAGATGTCGCGGCTCCGGTCAGAATTGCCGCAGTATCAGGACTGGGATTTTGTGAAGGGCGAGATTTAGTCAAGCATCTCCGCCCGTTATTGTTTGATCTGAATTTGGAAGTGTGTCGTCAGGCGGCGATCGCGTTAGGTCGCCTTGCGACTCCCGAAGCTGCAACTGCTCTGTATGAAGCTTTGAAGTCAGAGTATATGCCAGAAAATCTCGCGATCGACTTAGTTCGTGCTTTAGGATGGATGCCGATCGTGGATGCACTCATCTATTTAGAATGTGTTTTCATGACAACTTCTGATGAAGGAATTCAGCTTGAGATTGTTCAAACTTTAGGGCGAGTTGGAGAGAATTTACGATCGCAAGCGACTGCCATTTTATTAGCCTGTCCTACACGTACACCAACCGTTCGGCAAGCCGTGGCGCTTTCTCTGGGGCAATTAGGCGATCCGAATGCGATCGATCCGCTGATCGCGATGCTAGCAGATGCTGATGAGGGCGTACGATTGCATGTGATTTCTGCTTTAAAGACATTAGATGCAGAGGTCGCGTATCAAAAATTAGGTCAGATCGAAGCACAAGAATCAGACTTGAAAACAGGAATTGCGATCGCGCTGCAAGAATGGAGCTACTGA
- a CDS encoding glycine betaine ABC transporter substrate-binding protein: protein MKLKKLFTFALLAVCLTGLIVACQPGGDRIVIGSKNFTEQNILGELLAQQIERKTNLKVDRRLNLGGTFICLTAIQKGEIDIYPEYTGTAYNAILKLGANSDPKKTRETVESRFKRDFKLLWSKPFGFNNSFAMVIRGEDARRLKLQTLSQAAPQTPKWRAGFGPEFLNREDGFPGLAKHYNLKFTQPPKVMDLGLLYRSLNDKQVDIVAGNTTDGLLSTLDLTVLQDDKRYFPPYEAAAVVRQETLQKHPELKDVLDQLGGLISDKTMQELNFRVDGKKEDIKAVVRDFLKSR, encoded by the coding sequence ATGAAGCTGAAAAAACTTTTTACATTTGCACTCCTCGCCGTTTGTTTAACGGGTTTGATCGTGGCTTGTCAGCCCGGGGGAGATCGCATTGTTATTGGCTCGAAAAACTTTACAGAGCAGAATATTTTAGGTGAACTGCTGGCGCAGCAGATTGAGCGGAAAACAAATTTGAAAGTCGATCGTCGATTGAATTTAGGTGGAACGTTTATCTGTTTGACGGCAATTCAGAAAGGTGAAATTGATATCTATCCTGAGTACACGGGAACGGCTTATAACGCGATTTTGAAGCTTGGAGCAAACAGCGATCCCAAAAAGACACGTGAAACAGTCGAGAGTCGATTTAAGCGCGACTTTAAGCTGCTCTGGTCAAAGCCGTTTGGATTTAACAATTCTTTTGCGATGGTGATTCGAGGCGAAGATGCTCGCAGATTGAAGCTACAAACATTGTCCCAAGCTGCGCCTCAAACTCCAAAATGGCGGGCGGGCTTTGGGCCTGAATTTCTCAATCGTGAAGATGGATTTCCAGGACTTGCAAAGCATTACAATCTCAAATTTACTCAGCCGCCAAAAGTGATGGATTTGGGACTCTTGTATCGATCGCTCAACGATAAACAAGTGGATATCGTGGCTGGCAATACAACTGACGGGCTGCTTTCGACTCTGGATCTGACGGTGTTGCAAGACGATAAACGCTATTTCCCACCCTATGAGGCTGCCGCAGTTGTCAGACAAGAAACCTTGCAGAAACACCCAGAACTCAAAGACGTTTTGGATCAGCTTGGGGGCTTGATTTCCGATAAAACGATGCAGGAATTAAACTTCCGTGTGGATGGAAAGAAAGAAGATATCAAAGCAGTTGTTCGGGATTTCTTAAAGTCTAGATAG
- a CDS encoding ferredoxin--nitrite reductase has product MTDTLAAPTLNKFEKLKAEKDGLAVKAELEHFARLGWEAMDETDRDHRLKWLGVFFRPVTPGKFMLRMRVPNGIITSGQTRVLGEILQRYGDDGNADITTRQNFQLRGIRIEDLPEIFRKFDQAGLTSIQSGMDNVRNITGSPVAGIDADELIDTRGLVRKVQDMITNNGRGNSSFSNLPRKFNIAIAGCRDNSVHAEINDIAFVPAFKDGTLGFNILVGGFFSGKRCEAAIPLNAWVDPRDVVAVCEAILTVYRNLGLRANRQKARLMWLIDEMGLEPFREAVEKQLGYAFTPAAAKDEILWDKRDHIGIHAQKQPGLNYVGLHVPVGRLYAQDLFDLARIAEVYGSGEIRLTVEQNVIIPNVPDSRVSALLREPIVKRFSIEPQNLSRALVSCTGAQFCNFALIETKNRAVALMQELEQDLYCPRPVRIHWTGCPNSCGQPQVADIGLMGTKVRKDGKTVEGVDLYMGGKVGKHAELGTCVRKSIPCEDLKPILQEILIEQFGARLWSDLPESARPNPTALITLDRPTVETPNGKSTTVQELNAQEFDYVLSAPPVVKAPTEIAAPATIRFAQSGKEITCTQDDLILDIADQAEVAIESSCRSGTCGSCKCTLLEGEVSYDSEPDVLDEHDRASGQILTCIARPVGRILLDA; this is encoded by the coding sequence ATGACAGACACCCTTGCAGCACCGACCCTCAATAAGTTTGAAAAACTCAAAGCAGAGAAAGATGGTCTTGCGGTGAAAGCAGAACTCGAGCACTTTGCTCGGCTCGGCTGGGAAGCAATGGATGAAACCGATCGTGATCATCGCTTGAAGTGGCTCGGTGTGTTCTTTCGCCCCGTAACTCCTGGCAAATTTATGCTGAGAATGCGGGTTCCGAATGGCATTATCACGAGCGGACAAACCCGGGTGCTAGGAGAAATCCTTCAGCGCTATGGAGATGATGGCAATGCAGACATCACGACTCGCCAGAACTTTCAACTGCGAGGAATTCGGATTGAAGACCTTCCCGAAATTTTTCGTAAGTTTGACCAAGCTGGATTGACGAGCATTCAATCCGGGATGGATAACGTTCGTAACATTACCGGATCGCCTGTTGCTGGCATTGATGCAGATGAGCTAATTGATACTCGTGGGCTAGTTCGCAAAGTTCAAGACATGATCACGAACAATGGTCGTGGTAATTCGAGCTTTAGTAACTTGCCTCGGAAATTCAATATTGCGATCGCAGGGTGCCGCGATAACTCAGTTCATGCTGAAATCAATGACATTGCTTTCGTTCCCGCTTTCAAAGATGGCACATTAGGATTCAATATCCTAGTTGGCGGATTCTTCTCTGGGAAACGCTGCGAAGCTGCAATTCCACTCAATGCTTGGGTTGACCCGCGCGATGTCGTTGCGGTCTGCGAAGCAATTTTAACGGTCTATCGGAACTTGGGACTGAGAGCAAATCGTCAAAAAGCTCGCTTAATGTGGCTGATTGATGAGATGGGATTGGAACCGTTCCGCGAAGCGGTTGAAAAACAATTGGGATATGCTTTTACGCCTGCTGCTGCCAAAGACGAGATCCTTTGGGACAAGCGAGATCACATTGGGATTCATGCCCAAAAACAGCCTGGATTAAACTATGTGGGCTTGCATGTTCCAGTGGGACGGTTATACGCGCAAGATTTGTTTGATTTAGCTCGGATCGCTGAAGTTTACGGCAGTGGTGAAATTCGCTTAACTGTCGAGCAGAATGTGATCATTCCGAATGTTCCGGATTCACGAGTTTCTGCATTGCTCAGAGAACCCATTGTCAAACGGTTCTCGATCGAGCCTCAGAATCTTTCACGGGCATTAGTGTCTTGTACTGGCGCACAGTTTTGTAACTTCGCACTGATTGAAACTAAAAATCGTGCGGTTGCTTTAATGCAAGAGCTAGAACAAGACCTGTACTGTCCTCGTCCAGTGCGCATTCATTGGACAGGTTGCCCGAACTCTTGTGGACAACCTCAAGTTGCAGATATCGGACTGATGGGCACAAAAGTCCGCAAAGATGGCAAAACAGTCGAAGGCGTGGATCTCTATATGGGGGGCAAAGTTGGCAAACATGCTGAACTTGGAACCTGTGTGAGAAAAAGCATTCCCTGTGAAGATCTCAAACCGATTCTGCAAGAGATTTTGATCGAGCAATTTGGGGCGCGTCTCTGGTCAGACCTGCCCGAATCCGCTCGTCCAAATCCGACCGCCTTGATCACGCTCGATCGTCCCACGGTGGAAACACCGAACGGGAAATCAACAACCGTGCAAGAGCTTAATGCACAAGAGTTTGACTATGTGCTGAGTGCGCCACCTGTTGTAAAAGCGCCAACAGAAATCGCAGCTCCAGCAACGATTCGTTTTGCTCAGTCAGGAAAAGAAATCACCTGCACCCAGGATGATTTGATTCTAGACATTGCAGACCAAGCCGAAGTCGCGATCGAAAGTTCTTGCCGATCAGGAACGTGTGGAAGTTGTAAATGCACCTTACTCGAAGGTGAAGTCAGCTATGACAGCGAACCCGATGTGCTCGATGAGCACGATCGCGCTTCGGGTCAGATTCTCACCTGTATTGCTCGTCCTGTCGGTCGTATCTTGCTCGATGCTTGA
- a CDS encoding prolyl oligopeptidase family serine peptidase produces MERTQAQIAPYSPTPHSLTPPLSLLMLPYPITPTVEQKDIYHGLEVTDPYRWLEDPDSEQSRTWIEAQNQLTFRYLEQLSQRESIRQRLTQLWDYEKYGTPFQAGDRYFYFKNDGLQNQSVLYTLNSLEDQPRVLFDPNQLSDDGTIALSGLAISDDGQWMAYALSTSGSDWKEWYVRDVETGEDQSDRVKWAKFSGVAWTHDHQGFFYSRYPEPSETTQFEDINYFHKLYYHQLGTDQAEDVLVFELPEQKEALIDGEVTEDGNYLIITVRFGSEPKNLIYYKDLTVPYAPVVALIDQLEASYHLINSEGSLCWFQTNLDAPRGRVIAIDLENAQRDQWQEVIAETSETLDNVSLFGHQFVVSSLKDACSQIKILNLQGELIRVVELPGIGSVGGFGGKRSHTETFYSFTSFTTPTTIYRYNLETGESTLFRQPQVEFDPHDYEVQQVFYQSKDGTQVPMFIAHKKGLELNGNNLTCLYGYGGFNVSLTPSFSIANLVWMERGGVYAIPNLRGGGEYGEAWHQAGTKLNKQNVFDDFIAAAEWLIEHSYTSASKLAISGGSNGGLLVGACMTQRPDLFGAALPAVGVLDMLRFPKFTIGWAWTSDYGSPDDPEEFKALYAYSPLHQLKAGTSYPATLITTADHDDRVVPAHSFKFAAALQAAHQGTQPVLIRIETKAGHGAGKPTAKIIEEVADKWAFVEAVLEQ; encoded by the coding sequence ATGGAGAGAACCCAAGCTCAGATTGCTCCCTATTCCCCCACTCCTCACTCCCTCACTCCCCCACTATCCTTGCTTATGCTTCCCTATCCCATCACTCCCACCGTTGAGCAAAAAGACATCTATCACGGACTCGAAGTTACAGATCCGTATCGCTGGTTAGAAGACCCTGATTCTGAGCAGAGTCGTACCTGGATTGAGGCTCAAAATCAATTGACGTTTCGCTATCTCGAACAGCTTTCGCAGCGCGAATCGATTCGACAACGGTTGACTCAGCTTTGGGACTATGAGAAATATGGCACGCCGTTTCAAGCTGGCGATCGCTATTTTTATTTCAAAAATGACGGCTTACAAAATCAAAGTGTACTTTATACGTTGAATTCGCTAGAAGATCAGCCGCGAGTCTTATTTGATCCAAATCAGCTTTCAGACGATGGCACGATCGCGCTGTCTGGTCTTGCGATTAGTGATGACGGTCAATGGATGGCTTATGCTCTTTCTACTTCGGGATCTGATTGGAAAGAATGGTATGTACGCGATGTGGAGACGGGAGAAGATCAAAGTGATCGAGTCAAGTGGGCGAAATTTTCCGGTGTTGCTTGGACACATGATCATCAAGGATTCTTCTACTCTCGCTATCCTGAACCGAGCGAAACGACACAGTTTGAAGACATCAACTATTTTCATAAACTCTACTACCATCAACTCGGAACAGACCAAGCTGAGGATGTTCTAGTGTTTGAGCTTCCTGAGCAGAAAGAAGCGTTGATAGATGGCGAGGTGACCGAGGACGGGAATTACTTGATCATCACAGTCCGCTTCGGATCAGAGCCGAAGAATTTGATCTATTACAAAGATTTGACTGTTCCCTATGCTCCGGTAGTTGCTTTGATCGATCAGCTAGAAGCTAGCTATCACTTGATCAACTCTGAAGGAAGTCTGTGCTGGTTTCAAACTAATCTTGATGCACCACGCGGGCGAGTGATTGCGATCGACTTAGAAAATGCTCAGCGTGACCAATGGCAAGAAGTGATTGCAGAAACTTCTGAAACGCTTGATAATGTCAGCCTTTTTGGTCATCAATTCGTTGTGTCATCTCTCAAAGATGCTTGTAGCCAAATTAAGATCCTGAATCTTCAGGGTGAATTGATTCGAGTCGTCGAATTGCCTGGGATTGGTTCAGTGGGGGGATTTGGTGGAAAGCGAAGTCATACTGAGACGTTCTATAGCTTTACGAGTTTTACAACACCCACAACGATTTATCGCTACAACTTAGAGACAGGAGAAAGTACGCTATTCCGACAACCGCAAGTTGAGTTCGATCCTCACGACTACGAAGTTCAACAAGTTTTTTATCAGAGTAAAGATGGAACTCAGGTTCCGATGTTCATTGCCCATAAAAAAGGCTTAGAACTGAATGGAAACAATCTCACCTGTCTGTATGGCTATGGTGGCTTTAATGTTTCACTGACGCCGAGTTTCTCGATCGCGAATCTCGTTTGGATGGAGCGCGGAGGGGTCTATGCAATCCCGAATCTGCGCGGAGGCGGTGAGTATGGTGAAGCTTGGCATCAAGCAGGCACAAAACTCAATAAGCAGAATGTGTTTGACGATTTTATTGCAGCAGCAGAATGGTTAATCGAGCATAGCTACACGTCTGCTAGTAAGCTCGCAATTTCTGGCGGAAGTAATGGCGGTTTACTGGTCGGCGCTTGTATGACGCAACGTCCGGACTTATTTGGTGCGGCACTTCCTGCGGTTGGTGTATTAGATATGCTGCGGTTTCCGAAATTTACGATCGGGTGGGCATGGACAAGCGATTATGGTTCTCCTGATGATCCAGAAGAATTTAAGGCACTGTATGCTTATTCACCGCTTCATCAACTTAAAGCAGGAACGAGCTATCCAGCAACCTTAATTACTACAGCAGATCATGACGATCGCGTTGTGCCAGCCCATAGCTTTAAGTTTGCTGCGGCACTGCAAGCGGCGCATCAGGGAACGCAACCTGTGCTGATTCGGATTGAGACGAAAGCAGGGCATGGAGCCGGAAAACCGACTGCAAAAATTATTGAAGAAGTTGCAGATAAGTGGGCATTTGTTGAGGCAGTGCTAGAGCAGTAG
- a CDS encoding CmpA/NrtA family ABC transporter substrate-binding protein: MSSNLSRRKFILTAGATAAGAVIVNGCSTGLNKSASSGASSPAASPAANISAADAPEVTTAKLGFIALTDSAPLIIALEKGFFAKYGMKDVTVTKQTSWAVVRDNLELGSERGGIDGSHILTPIPYFMSTGKITKGNTPVPMYILSRLNTDGQGISVSNDYADLKLAADSSPLKAKIAEAAAAGKKFKCAVTFPGGTHDLWMRYWLAAGGINPETDVDIVVVPPPQMVANMETKTMDAFCVGEPWNDRLVNKKLGYTAITTGELWKNHPEKSFSMRADWVDKNPKATKALMMAVLEAQMWCDKDENKEEMCKILSADKYVKAPVADIIERSKGNFDMGNGRTLQNSDLLMKFWREDAAYPFKSHDAWFVTENIRWGKFAADTDVKALVDKVNRSDIWQAAAKAIGQEAAVPKDADSRGVETFFDKVTFDPANPKAYLDSLKIKKA, encoded by the coding sequence ATGTCTTCTAATCTTTCAAGACGTAAGTTCATTTTGACCGCAGGCGCAACCGCAGCAGGCGCAGTGATTGTGAATGGTTGTAGCACAGGTCTAAATAAAAGTGCTTCTAGCGGTGCGTCCTCTCCTGCTGCCTCTCCTGCTGCAAATATCAGTGCGGCAGATGCACCAGAAGTCACAACGGCTAAATTAGGCTTTATCGCCCTGACCGATTCGGCTCCATTGATCATTGCGTTAGAGAAAGGATTCTTCGCGAAGTACGGCATGAAGGATGTGACCGTTACTAAGCAAACCTCATGGGCAGTGGTGCGTGACAACTTGGAATTGGGTTCCGAGAGAGGTGGAATTGATGGTTCTCACATTTTGACTCCGATTCCTTACTTTATGTCCACAGGTAAAATTACTAAGGGTAATACGCCTGTGCCGATGTACATCTTGAGCCGTTTGAACACTGACGGTCAAGGAATTTCAGTCTCGAATGACTATGCTGATCTTAAATTAGCAGCCGATAGCTCTCCTTTGAAAGCAAAAATCGCTGAAGCAGCAGCAGCAGGTAAGAAATTCAAGTGTGCTGTGACTTTCCCAGGTGGAACTCACGATCTGTGGATGCGCTACTGGCTGGCAGCAGGTGGAATCAATCCTGAAACTGATGTCGATATCGTGGTTGTTCCGCCTCCGCAGATGGTTGCGAACATGGAAACGAAGACCATGGATGCCTTCTGCGTGGGTGAACCTTGGAACGATCGCTTAGTGAACAAGAAATTGGGTTACACAGCGATTACCACAGGCGAATTATGGAAGAACCATCCAGAAAAGTCATTCTCAATGCGGGCTGATTGGGTAGACAAGAATCCTAAAGCAACAAAAGCTTTGATGATGGCAGTTCTAGAAGCTCAAATGTGGTGCGACAAGGACGAGAACAAAGAAGAAATGTGCAAGATCTTGTCGGCTGACAAGTATGTGAAAGCGCCTGTAGCAGACATTATTGAACGTTCAAAAGGGAACTTCGATATGGGTAATGGTCGCACGTTGCAGAACAGCGATCTGCTGATGAAATTCTGGCGTGAGGATGCAGCTTATCCGTTCAAGAGCCACGATGCTTGGTTCGTCACTGAAAATATCCGCTGGGGCAAATTTGCAGCCGATACGGATGTCAAAGCGTTAGTTGACAAAGTGAATCGCTCGGATATTTGGCAAGCAGCAGCCAAAGCGATCGGTCAAGAAGCAGCAGTTCCCAAAGATGCCGATTCTCGCGGCGTAGAAACCTTCTTCGACAAAGTGACCTTTGATCCTGCAAATCCAAAAGCTTACTTGGATAGCCTCAAAATCAAAAAAGCATAA
- a CDS encoding DUF2382 domain-containing protein, with translation MALHKIKDFDPDYRTHFDNDDVIGLDLYSGNDKIGSVEDVLVDDNGAFRYLVINTGVWILGKKVLMPIGQARIVYGERRVYANGLTKAQVEDLPEYDPDHLVGYDYEEQVRDIYRPNTVAAGMTATDMTYDQDSYRYEHDPALYNLTEDHDTLRLYQERLIANKARRKTGEVAVGKHIETETARVEVPVERERVVIERSPVTGESTVMPGEADFHEGEVARVEVYEEVPDIQKETFVREEVRVKKVVDHETVTAEDQVRREELDLDIDGNPNVDRQI, from the coding sequence ATGGCGCTTCATAAGATTAAGGATTTTGACCCCGACTATCGGACGCATTTTGATAATGATGATGTAATTGGGCTTGACTTATATTCTGGCAACGACAAGATCGGTTCAGTTGAGGATGTTCTCGTTGATGATAATGGTGCATTCCGTTATCTCGTGATCAATACAGGTGTGTGGATTTTGGGTAAAAAAGTCCTGATGCCGATCGGACAAGCTCGAATTGTTTATGGCGAACGTCGAGTGTATGCCAACGGCTTAACCAAGGCTCAAGTCGAAGATTTACCCGAATACGACCCGGATCACTTGGTCGGCTACGACTACGAAGAACAAGTCCGCGATATCTATCGTCCGAATACAGTCGCAGCGGGCATGACTGCAACCGACATGACCTACGACCAAGACAGCTATCGCTACGAGCATGATCCAGCGTTGTACAATCTCACCGAAGATCACGACACTTTACGTCTGTATCAAGAGCGCTTAATTGCCAATAAAGCTCGTCGCAAAACAGGTGAAGTGGCAGTCGGTAAACACATTGAAACTGAAACCGCACGGGTGGAAGTTCCAGTCGAGAGAGAGCGAGTTGTCATCGAGCGATCTCCTGTTACAGGTGAATCAACTGTGATGCCGGGTGAAGCAGATTTCCACGAAGGCGAAGTCGCACGGGTGGAAGTCTATGAAGAAGTGCCTGATATCCAGAAAGAGACATTTGTGCGCGAAGAAGTCCGCGTGAAAAAGGTCGTCGATCATGAAACAGTAACCGCAGAGGATCAGGTTCGCCGAGAAGAACTCGATCTCGACATTGATGGCAATCCGAATGTCGATCGACAAATCTAA
- a CDS encoding QcrA and Rieske domain-containing protein, whose translation MRRRTFLSWASVGWVMSRVPAVLTAFLAACQGGQKSASGMQTVGKVAELDQKGFLQTESPAPIAVVRNPADPKSLLAVNPTCTHQGCLVAWKAERKAFECPCHGSAFAPDGSVQKGPATAALAKYEASIDGENVVVKL comes from the coding sequence ATGCGTCGGAGAACATTTCTATCGTGGGCAAGCGTTGGATGGGTCATGAGTCGAGTTCCGGCAGTGTTGACTGCGTTTTTAGCAGCTTGTCAGGGGGGGCAGAAGAGTGCGAGTGGGATGCAGACTGTGGGCAAAGTGGCAGAGTTAGATCAAAAAGGCTTTTTACAGACTGAGTCACCCGCACCGATCGCTGTTGTTCGTAATCCAGCTGATCCAAAATCTCTGTTAGCTGTGAATCCAACCTGTACCCATCAAGGGTGCTTAGTGGCATGGAAGGCTGAGCGTAAAGCGTTTGAATGTCCTTGTCATGGCTCAGCTTTTGCACCCGATGGCTCGGTACAGAAAGGTCCTGCAACCGCAGCTTTAGCCAAGTACGAGGCAAGCATCGATGGAGAAAATGTGGTTGTGAAATTGTAG